A genomic window from Corynebacterium fournieri includes:
- a CDS encoding YkvI family membrane protein: protein MLKNALLISFAFIGTVVGAGFASGQEAMLYFSAFGTQGIWGAVLGSALMLIAGVTILQLGSFFQAKEHMEVLGSISSKVMGWILDIATIVTLFSIGFVMFAGAGANLNQQFGIPVWIGAVLMLAATIGFGMLDVDKVTGAIGALTPFLLAFVIIGCGWTLVNNHPDWDALNAAAAQVDTSLPNWWISALNYTGLNVMCVVSMALVIGGNQLDTRAAGLGGLFGGLGYLVMLILLALALLVKIDTVSGQDMPLLTLITDINPTMGLIMSLVIFGMIFATSLGMFFALGKRLSRGREDKFRIIFISTCLIGFVLSFVGFQQLVSTVYPILGYLGLLLIAVMTIAWIRGIPKLRKEGDRRRRALELTRKKMDPAERFTKNDERELEYLTAKSNVDEEELVEALEEEVAQELIDDEESDFEEEDRDNPSDVVYVSYTEPVSAAEYRANPDEPWNDHSVDEMIAAEEAEEAAAGPDTSLGGAGEDDEEDHTRKDAATGGSTKL from the coding sequence ATGCTGAAAAACGCACTCTTAATTTCATTCGCCTTCATCGGCACTGTCGTCGGCGCCGGCTTCGCCTCCGGCCAGGAAGCGATGCTGTACTTCTCCGCCTTCGGCACACAAGGCATCTGGGGCGCGGTCCTGGGCTCCGCGCTCATGCTCATCGCCGGCGTGACCATCCTGCAGCTCGGCTCCTTCTTCCAAGCCAAGGAGCACATGGAAGTGCTCGGCTCCATCTCCTCGAAGGTGATGGGCTGGATTTTGGACATCGCCACCATCGTCACCCTGTTTTCCATCGGCTTTGTCATGTTCGCCGGCGCAGGCGCGAACCTGAACCAGCAGTTCGGCATCCCGGTCTGGATCGGCGCGGTGCTCATGCTCGCCGCCACCATCGGCTTCGGCATGCTCGACGTGGACAAGGTCACCGGCGCCATCGGCGCGCTCACCCCGTTCCTGCTCGCCTTCGTCATCATCGGCTGCGGCTGGACCCTGGTGAACAACCACCCCGACTGGGACGCGCTCAACGCCGCCGCCGCGCAGGTGGACACCTCGCTGCCCAACTGGTGGATCTCCGCGCTGAACTACACCGGCCTGAACGTCATGTGCGTCGTGTCCATGGCGCTGGTCATCGGCGGCAACCAGCTGGACACCCGCGCAGCCGGCCTCGGCGGCCTCTTCGGCGGCCTGGGCTACCTGGTCATGCTCATACTGCTGGCGCTGGCGCTGCTGGTCAAGATCGACACCGTCTCCGGCCAGGACATGCCCCTGCTGACCCTGATCACGGACATCAACCCGACCATGGGCCTGATCATGTCCCTGGTGATTTTCGGCATGATCTTCGCCACCTCCCTGGGCATGTTCTTCGCCCTGGGCAAGCGCCTCTCCCGCGGCCGCGAAGATAAGTTCCGCATCATCTTCATCTCCACCTGCCTGATCGGCTTCGTGCTGTCCTTCGTGGGCTTCCAGCAGCTGGTCTCCACCGTCTACCCCATCCTGGGCTACCTCGGCCTGCTGCTCATCGCGGTGATGACCATCGCGTGGATCCGCGGCATTCCGAAGCTGCGCAAGGAAGGCGACCGCCGCCGCCGCGCCCTCGAGCTGACCCGCAAGAAGATGGACCCGGCCGAGCGCTTCACCAAAAACGACGAGCGCGAGCTGGAGTACCTCACCGCTAAGTCCAACGTGGACGAAGAGGAGCTCGTCGAGGCCCTCGAGGAGGAAGTGGCCCAGGAGCTGATCGACGACGAGGAAAGCGACTTCGAGGAAGAAGACCGCGACAACCCCTCCGACGTGGTTTACGTCTCCTACACCGAGCCTGTCAGCGCCGCGGAGTACCGCGCCAACCCGGACGAGCCGTGGAACGACCACTCCGTCGACGAGATGATCGCCGCCGAGGAAGCCGAAGAGGCCGCAGCCGGGCCGGACACGAGCCTCGGCGGCGCCGGCGAGGACGACGAGGAAGACCACACCCGCAAGGACGCCGCCACTGGCGGCTCCACCAAGCTGTAG
- a CDS encoding RNA polymerase sigma factor, with protein sequence MNTSDDAYVTDLALRAGRGDKAALTEFVRLTQNDVWRLLAHLAGPQHADDLTQETYLRVLGSLPRFQARSSARTWLLSLARRAWVDSVRHDMARPRKSAAEYEDVAAANPSPDNANTWGDVIDARSLLDELPPERREALVLTQVLGYTYEEAAKIAGVRVGTIRSRVARARRDLIAGAGDAEGAS encoded by the coding sequence GTGAACACGAGCGACGACGCGTACGTCACGGACCTGGCACTGCGCGCCGGCCGTGGCGACAAGGCCGCGCTCACCGAATTTGTCCGGCTGACCCAAAACGACGTGTGGCGCCTGCTCGCCCACCTCGCCGGACCCCAGCACGCCGACGACCTGACCCAGGAAACCTACCTGCGCGTCCTCGGCTCCCTGCCGCGGTTCCAAGCTCGCTCCAGCGCGCGCACCTGGCTGCTTTCGCTCGCGCGGCGCGCCTGGGTGGACTCCGTGCGCCACGACATGGCCCGGCCCCGCAAATCCGCCGCCGAGTACGAAGACGTCGCCGCAGCCAACCCCAGCCCCGACAACGCCAACACGTGGGGCGACGTCATCGACGCGCGCTCGCTTCTCGACGAGCTGCCGCCCGAACGCCGCGAAGCACTCGTCCTGACGCAAGTGTTGGGCTACACCTACGAAGAAGCCGCGAAGATCGCCGGGGTACGCGTGGGCACTATCCGCTCACGAGTGGCCCGCGCCCGGCGGGACTTGATTGCGGGGGCGGGGGACGCCGAAGGTGCGTCGTAA
- a CDS encoding Na+/H+ antiporter subunit G, with translation MTVAETVVAILVVAATICVVATAILQLRAPDALTRVNVLGPLVVVAFPILVVAKLIRSWSTTGFDLNDFIRAVIAIFAVWIVGSVASFIMGRSLYGVTVSDKTPLAEPRNR, from the coding sequence ATGACCGTCGCAGAAACCGTCGTCGCCATCCTCGTGGTCGCAGCCACCATCTGCGTGGTCGCCACCGCCATCCTCCAGCTGCGCGCCCCCGACGCGCTGACCCGCGTCAACGTGCTCGGCCCGCTCGTGGTCGTGGCCTTCCCCATCCTCGTGGTGGCGAAGCTGATCCGCTCCTGGTCCACCACCGGCTTCGACCTCAACGACTTCATCCGCGCAGTCATCGCCATCTTCGCCGTCTGGATCGTCGGCTCCGTCGCCTCCTTCATCATGGGCCGCTCCCTCTACGGCGTCACCGTCTCCGACAAAACGCCCTTAGCCGAGCCGCGCAACCGCTAA
- a CDS encoding cation:proton antiporter, whose amino-acid sequence MFTTIMQVCIIVMAASLLISLAAVIMTKDELSRAVMADVIFYGMVAIFLVWTLWNTSAIGYEIAILAGLVCGVIPTISMARIISRGRR is encoded by the coding sequence ATGTTCACCACAATCATGCAGGTCTGCATCATCGTGATGGCGGCAAGCCTGCTTATCTCCCTCGCCGCGGTCATCATGACCAAAGACGAACTGTCGCGCGCCGTGATGGCAGACGTGATCTTCTACGGCATGGTCGCCATCTTCTTGGTGTGGACGCTGTGGAACACCTCCGCCATCGGCTACGAAATCGCCATCCTCGCCGGCCTGGTGTGCGGCGTGATCCCAACGATTTCCATGGCCCGCATCATCTCGAGAGGACGCCGCTAA
- a CDS encoding monovalent cation/H+ antiporter subunit E, whose amino-acid sequence MQGFLHGVGYAAWIAKEIFVAGFQAVAAAFNPATTFEPIVIYYPLRVNTDWDVFWFSTSITATPGTLSMGLRHPVASDGPMTLLVQAAFGHDPEDVIAGLADMEEHLRPSLRNRPLDPATVAWEPYVDHGPDTDSDNVPPAERMV is encoded by the coding sequence ATGCAAGGCTTCTTGCACGGCGTGGGATACGCCGCCTGGATTGCCAAAGAGATCTTCGTGGCCGGCTTCCAAGCAGTCGCCGCCGCGTTCAACCCGGCCACCACGTTCGAGCCCATCGTCATCTACTACCCGCTGCGGGTGAACACGGACTGGGACGTGTTCTGGTTTTCCACCTCCATCACCGCCACCCCGGGCACGTTGTCCATGGGTCTGCGCCACCCCGTCGCCTCCGACGGGCCGATGACCCTGCTCGTGCAGGCGGCGTTCGGCCACGACCCGGAAGACGTCATCGCCGGCTTAGCGGATATGGAGGAGCACCTGCGGCCGTCGCTGCGCAACCGCCCCCTCGACCCGGCGACCGTGGCGTGGGAGCCCTACGTCGACCACGGCCCCGACACCGACAGCGATAACGTCCCTCCCGCAGAAAGGATGGTGTAG
- a CDS encoding monovalent cation/H+ antiporter subunit D family protein, with protein sequence MAVDAILPVFVALPLIVSAVTALSPWKWLNDALALVVPAINLGLGVWLYGYTHDHGTISHVIGLYQGGVGISFAADTFSAVMIVTTMIVSLTSNWFAIAVGETQSRFYVPLSLVLVTGVSGALLTADLFNFFVMIEVCLLPSYGLIAMTGTRHRLLSARMFVLVNLAASTMLVLGVGYLYAVTGAVNLASLQGVAAGNGPATVATGIVVIAIAAKAGVFPVYTWLPRTYPSTSAAVMGLFSGLHTKVAVYMLFRIWVIMFDMDPRWNTLLIVVMVISMIIGGYAGLAEATMRRVLAYQMVNGMPFILIMLAFTQDDARYALAAGLLYTLHHMITIAALVLNSGAIEETYGTGTMAKLSGIARRDPWTSAVFVAGAFSIVGFPPFSGIFGKVTVVLAAATAGDWRSWVAITAIIVASFGALLSMMRMWQRVFWGRPMQNYPEALNVRVGFMLPSAVLMIISLCMFIFAGQMWNITTTAVDDLLDVDAYTTAVLGEDAVGVPADGATFGGEN encoded by the coding sequence ATGGCTGTAGACGCAATCCTGCCCGTCTTTGTGGCGCTGCCCCTGATCGTCTCCGCGGTCACGGCGTTGAGCCCCTGGAAGTGGCTCAACGACGCGCTCGCGCTCGTCGTCCCCGCCATCAACTTAGGTCTGGGTGTGTGGCTCTACGGCTACACCCACGACCACGGCACCATCAGCCACGTCATCGGCCTGTACCAGGGCGGCGTGGGCATCTCCTTCGCCGCCGACACGTTCTCGGCGGTGATGATCGTGACCACCATGATCGTCTCGCTGACCTCCAACTGGTTCGCCATCGCCGTCGGCGAGACGCAGTCGCGGTTCTACGTACCGCTCTCGCTCGTGCTCGTCACCGGCGTCTCCGGCGCGCTGCTGACGGCGGACCTGTTCAACTTCTTTGTCATGATCGAGGTCTGCCTGCTGCCTTCCTACGGCCTGATCGCCATGACGGGTACCCGCCACCGCCTGCTGTCCGCGCGCATGTTCGTGCTGGTGAACCTGGCGGCGTCGACGATGCTCGTGCTCGGCGTGGGCTACCTCTACGCCGTCACCGGCGCTGTGAACCTGGCCTCCCTGCAGGGCGTGGCCGCCGGCAACGGTCCGGCCACGGTGGCCACCGGCATCGTGGTCATCGCCATCGCCGCCAAGGCGGGCGTGTTCCCCGTCTACACCTGGCTGCCGCGCACCTACCCGTCCACCTCAGCGGCCGTGATGGGCCTGTTTTCCGGCCTGCACACCAAGGTGGCCGTCTACATGCTCTTCCGCATCTGGGTGATCATGTTCGACATGGACCCGCGCTGGAACACGCTGCTGATCGTGGTCATGGTCATCTCCATGATCATCGGCGGCTACGCCGGCCTGGCCGAGGCGACCATGCGCCGCGTGCTGGCCTATCAGATGGTCAATGGCATGCCGTTCATCCTGATCATGCTCGCGTTCACGCAGGACGACGCCCGCTACGCGCTGGCCGCGGGCCTGCTGTACACCCTGCACCACATGATCACCATCGCCGCTCTGGTGCTCAACTCCGGCGCGATCGAAGAGACCTACGGCACCGGCACCATGGCCAAGCTGTCCGGCATCGCCCGACGCGACCCGTGGACGTCCGCCGTGTTCGTCGCTGGCGCGTTTTCCATCGTGGGCTTCCCGCCGTTTTCCGGCATCTTTGGCAAGGTCACCGTCGTGCTGGCCGCCGCCACCGCCGGCGACTGGCGCTCCTGGGTGGCAATTACCGCCATCATCGTCGCCTCCTTCGGCGCGCTGCTGTCCATGATGCGCATGTGGCAGCGCGTGTTCTGGGGCCGGCCCATGCAGAACTACCCCGAAGCGCTCAACGTGCGCGTCGGGTTCATGCTGCCGTCCGCGGTGCTGATGATCATCTCGCTGTGCATGTTCATCTTCGCCGGCCAGATGTGGAACATCACCACCACCGCCGTCGACGACCTGCTCGACGTGGACGCCTACACCACCGCCGTGCTCGGTGAGGACGCCGTCGGCGTCCCCGCCGACGGCGCAACCTTCGGAGGGGAGAACTAA
- a CDS encoding sodium:proton antiporter: protein MVMALTIAVLVAGSVYLVLQRGMVRVVFGMSLFGHATNLTLLAGGVGAWRGEAFPSRVAFEDMGDPLPQAFVLTAIVIAMATTTILLMLSSLGRNDDTAELPTGTDAGYSKMRLSPSALSTAGRNARLNTKKLEEIRAREIDHVDNESLKVTD, encoded by the coding sequence ATGGTCATGGCACTTACCATCGCGGTCCTTGTCGCGGGATCCGTGTACCTGGTTTTGCAGCGCGGCATGGTGCGCGTGGTCTTCGGCATGTCCCTGTTCGGCCACGCCACCAACCTCACCCTGCTCGCCGGCGGCGTCGGCGCGTGGCGCGGCGAGGCCTTCCCCTCCCGCGTGGCGTTCGAGGACATGGGCGACCCCCTGCCCCAGGCGTTCGTGCTCACCGCCATCGTCATCGCGATGGCCACCACGACGATCCTGCTCATGCTCTCCTCGCTCGGCCGCAACGACGACACCGCGGAGCTGCCCACGGGCACCGACGCCGGCTACTCCAAGATGAGGCTCAGCCCGTCCGCGCTGTCCACCGCCGGCCGCAACGCCCGGTTGAACACGAAGAAGCTGGAGGAGATCCGCGCACGCGAGATCGACCACGTTGACAACGAAAGCCTGAAGGTGACCGACTAA
- a CDS encoding DUF4040 family protein, producing MTLPLVIGLVAATVVLSPLLVRAIDKKAGYPLAALLFAAAAVLGSKFTDVSRGTDLEWSVEWAHDVMGTGTSVDFALRADGLGIFFALLALVIGGVVFLYSAAYLPAKQGNTSFYTIMTAFTLSVLLLVLADDAVLLFIAWELVSIASFLLIARSGSSGEAGSYRTLILTFFGGLTLLAGLAVASAQTGTTRLQDILASDVWGDNRITVVVALLIAFSAFTKAAQFPFHFWLPEAMAAATPVSAFLHAAAVVKAGVYLLLRFSTIFHDVAAWNYLLVVTGLFTALMSALFAITKTDLKHLTAYSTVSHLGWIVAAIGVGTPIALAAALTHTLAHALFKSSLFMLIGVVDHEAGTRDMRRLGPIYDKMPFTFVSTIVAAASMAAIPPLFGFVSKESILDAFHETQYGALLLTVAGIAAFLTFVYSAKIVFGAFIDGPKDLPDVHEAPTALWLPAALPGFSSAVLPFVLFWVDNPVSAGVRAITDDAAFGTHLALWHGVTAPFLVSLAVLVAGVVFVLFFRKSVFAAVENKALLPADGPEVLAWITRGLSDMGKQLGSLADGFNPSRHLFPLLASVVGMGLSVLVLTDGIDGVTPAPRAEGLDVWWDLIPFAIIAMSVLGMVFTRSRLASAVLLGTVGVGMTLQMLMLGAPDVALTQFLVEALTVVVILVVLRYQPRMFPETKPRRKALASVFAIAAGVVTFFGVYGLTGRRDRSELAEWYLNEGGELTGADNIVAVIIVEFRGFDTLGELSVLGMAAVVIAAVVSSMPRHMFEAGTRPRPFGQSQLNSIPLRKAAALVAPVLVVLSVLIFFRGHTAPGGGFVAALVMATAFAINYLSRGADADVVKNFTPIRLTGWGIIIAISSGFLGFVEGGFMYAIHGEIAGEHLTTSLIFDFGIYLAVLGMVTAAINALGGYLRPGMDLSDLDYARDEDNPLPSIPEPERPENAVDAHPEPINPAHDPQPVITKEL from the coding sequence ATGACTCTTCCCCTTGTCATCGGGCTCGTCGCAGCAACGGTGGTGCTCTCCCCGCTGCTCGTACGCGCCATAGACAAGAAGGCCGGGTACCCGCTCGCGGCGTTACTGTTCGCCGCCGCGGCTGTGCTGGGCTCGAAATTCACCGACGTTTCCCGCGGCACGGACCTGGAGTGGTCCGTGGAATGGGCGCACGACGTGATGGGCACGGGCACGTCCGTGGACTTCGCGTTGCGCGCGGACGGGCTCGGCATCTTCTTCGCCCTGCTCGCACTCGTCATCGGCGGCGTGGTGTTCCTCTATTCCGCGGCGTATCTGCCCGCAAAACAGGGCAACACCAGCTTCTACACCATCATGACGGCCTTTACGCTGTCCGTGCTGCTGCTGGTGCTTGCCGACGACGCAGTACTGCTATTCATCGCCTGGGAGCTCGTCTCCATCGCGTCGTTCCTGCTCATCGCGCGTTCCGGCTCCTCCGGCGAGGCTGGGTCCTACCGCACCCTGATCCTCACCTTCTTCGGCGGCCTGACGCTGTTGGCTGGCTTGGCTGTGGCGTCCGCGCAGACCGGCACCACGCGCCTGCAGGACATCCTCGCTTCCGACGTGTGGGGCGACAACCGCATCACCGTCGTGGTCGCGCTGCTGATTGCGTTTTCCGCCTTTACCAAGGCCGCGCAGTTCCCGTTCCACTTCTGGCTGCCGGAAGCCATGGCGGCCGCCACCCCGGTCTCCGCGTTCCTGCACGCCGCCGCCGTGGTCAAGGCCGGCGTGTACCTGCTGCTGCGCTTTTCCACCATCTTCCACGACGTCGCCGCCTGGAACTACCTGCTGGTGGTCACCGGCCTGTTCACGGCGCTGATGTCGGCGCTGTTCGCCATTACAAAGACGGACTTGAAGCACCTCACCGCGTACTCCACGGTCTCGCACCTGGGCTGGATCGTCGCCGCCATCGGCGTGGGCACCCCCATCGCGCTGGCCGCGGCGCTGACGCACACGCTGGCGCACGCGCTGTTTAAATCCTCGCTGTTCATGCTCATCGGCGTGGTGGACCACGAGGCCGGCACGCGCGACATGCGCCGGCTTGGCCCCATCTACGACAAGATGCCGTTCACGTTCGTCTCCACCATCGTCGCCGCGGCCTCAATGGCCGCGATCCCACCACTGTTCGGCTTCGTGTCCAAGGAATCCATCCTGGACGCGTTCCACGAGACGCAGTACGGCGCCCTGCTGCTTACAGTGGCTGGCATCGCCGCGTTCCTCACCTTCGTCTACTCGGCGAAGATCGTCTTCGGCGCGTTTATCGACGGACCGAAGGACCTCCCCGACGTCCACGAAGCCCCGACCGCCCTGTGGCTGCCCGCAGCGCTTCCGGGCTTCAGCTCCGCGGTGCTGCCGTTCGTCCTGTTCTGGGTGGACAACCCGGTCTCCGCGGGCGTGCGCGCCATTACTGACGACGCCGCCTTCGGCACCCACCTCGCCCTGTGGCACGGCGTGACCGCGCCGTTCCTCGTCTCCCTTGCGGTGCTGGTGGCCGGCGTTGTCTTCGTGCTGTTCTTCCGCAAGTCCGTCTTCGCCGCGGTGGAAAACAAGGCGCTGCTGCCCGCCGACGGCCCCGAGGTGCTGGCGTGGATCACCCGCGGCCTGTCGGACATGGGCAAGCAACTCGGCTCCCTGGCGGACGGCTTCAACCCGTCGCGCCACCTGTTCCCCCTGCTCGCCTCCGTGGTGGGCATGGGCTTGAGCGTGCTGGTGCTGACCGACGGCATCGACGGTGTCACCCCGGCCCCGCGCGCCGAGGGCCTTGACGTGTGGTGGGACCTCATCCCGTTCGCCATCATCGCGATGTCGGTGCTGGGCATGGTCTTCACCCGCTCCCGGTTGGCCTCCGCGGTGCTGCTGGGCACCGTCGGCGTGGGCATGACCCTGCAGATGCTCATGCTCGGCGCCCCGGACGTGGCGCTGACCCAGTTCCTGGTGGAGGCGCTGACCGTGGTGGTCATCCTGGTGGTGCTGCGCTACCAGCCGCGCATGTTCCCGGAGACGAAGCCGCGTCGCAAAGCTCTTGCCTCCGTGTTCGCAATCGCCGCAGGTGTGGTCACCTTCTTCGGCGTCTACGGCCTGACCGGCCGCCGCGACCGCTCGGAGCTTGCCGAGTGGTACCTCAATGAGGGCGGCGAGCTCACCGGCGCCGACAACATCGTCGCCGTGATCATCGTGGAGTTCCGTGGCTTCGATACCTTGGGCGAGCTGTCCGTGCTCGGTATGGCCGCCGTGGTCATCGCCGCGGTGGTCAGCTCCATGCCACGACACATGTTCGAGGCCGGCACCCGCCCGCGCCCGTTCGGCCAGTCCCAGCTCAACTCCATCCCGCTGCGCAAGGCCGCCGCGCTGGTGGCGCCGGTGCTGGTGGTGCTGTCCGTGCTCATCTTCTTCCGCGGCCACACCGCCCCCGGCGGCGGCTTCGTCGCGGCACTGGTCATGGCCACCGCGTTCGCCATCAACTACCTCTCTCGCGGCGCGGATGCGGACGTGGTGAAAAACTTCACCCCGATCCGTCTGACCGGCTGGGGCATCATCATCGCGATCTCCTCGGGCTTCCTCGGCTTCGTCGAAGGCGGGTTCATGTACGCCATCCACGGCGAGATCGCGGGCGAGCACCTGACTACCTCCCTCATCTTCGACTTCGGCATCTACCTCGCCGTGCTGGGCATGGTCACCGCCGCGATCAACGCGCTCGGCGGCTACCTGCGCCCCGGCATGGACCTGTCGGATTTGGATTACGCGCGCGACGAGGACAACCCGCTGCCGTCTATCCCCGAGCCGGAGCGCCCGGAAAACGCCGTAGACGCGCACCCCGAGCCGATCAACCCGGCGCACGACCCGCAACCGGTCATCACGAAGGAGCTCTAA